The following DNA comes from Paenibacillus crassostreae.
CATGGAACTAGTAGAATAACGATCGTTAGTTTTGTTTCACGGGTCAGTCTGAATAACGATAATAGAATCAATAGACAGGCTACATAAACAGCAACATGTGTGCCCGAGACCGCTAGAATATGGGTTAATCCCAACTGCGAGAATTGGCTATATGTTGTCGGATCTACATCATCTTGCATTCCGATAATTAGACCTTTCATGTACCCTGCATGTGGCTCTTGAAATAACGCTTCAATCTTAGTTCCTATCTTCTCTCGCAATACATCATTTAAGCGAAATAGTGATAACAAACTCCATGAAGACGGTGGAATAAGTTCAACATTATCCAATCCGTTCACCTTAAGAATCCAGTGAATTTCCCTTGTACGCAAATAATTACGATAATCAAAACCATCAAAATTACGAGAAATAGCAGGAATCTCAAGCGTAGCAGTCATCTTAACAAGATCTCCACGTTGCCACCTCATAGCTTCCTGCTGCTCTTCTTCTGTTAAGAGTTTCACTTGAACAAGTACCTTTTCAGATATGACGGATGAATTAACTTCAGACAAATCTATATTCATGTTTACTCGATCCCCGTCCACTTCTACTGCCGTTGTCACTCTACCTTCAGCTTGGACAACTATGCCAGCAAGTGCAGATACCTCCTGTTGCATAACTTCGGGTAATGTAGTGACATTGGAATAATCATGCCACTCCCAATAACCAGCGGATAAGATGAGTGTACTCCAGATCATGACTATGGTTCTCCATCTTTCTTGAAACAGCACCATAGCAGATAACAATATAAGCGTCAGCCCAACCCCTATCCACCCTAATCTATGTCCTGTATATAAACAGGCTGTTGAACTTCCTACGATCCAACATATTGCAAATAGCAATAGAGGTCTCCCTTGCATTCATATCACGCTCTTTCTCGTCCAAAAATTTAACATAGCCATCTTAGCAAACAAACAAAAAAAAGAATCTCCTTTGCGTTAACAAACAGTCGCAAAGGAGATTCTTTCTCCATCAAATTATTTAGTTCGATACACTTGTTAATGTTTCATTAGGTGGTTCGTATAATTGCAATTGGCGGAATATGATCTCTTTACTATTGAGCATCGAAGTGACCTTATCCGTATCTTTTGGGTATGAACGGTGAAATACAATCTCAACAACCCCACTATTCGCTAACATATTCGCGCATGTCCAACATGGTTCATCCGTTACATAAACCGTACTTCCTTCTCGATCTATACGGTCAGTGAATAGTAATAGGTTCTGTTCAGCATGGATGGTACGTATACAACGTTGCTTCTTTACCATCTTTTCTTCCCCATCCACTTGAACAAGGGACACTTCCTCTGAAATCATACAACCTGCCTCTGAACAATCAGGCATCCCCATTGGTGCACCATTGTAAGCTGTCCCTAATAATTTCTTTCCTTGCACAAGTACAGCACCAACATGTCGACGTCCACAACGAGAGCGAGTAGATACCATATAAGCAATATCCATGAAGTACGTATCCCAATCTTTTCGTGTATCTATCATGATCTTCTCTCCTCTTTAATTGTTTGTAGTTATTATTATCCTACAATTCAACATTTGAAGCTATTTTCTCCAACATTTTCACTCCGATTCCTTTGACTTGATCCAAGTCAGATATTTGTCGGAAGGGTCCTTTGTCATTACGATAATCTATAATTGCCTGTGCCTTTTTCTCCCCAATACCTGGAAGAGACATCAATTCTGCCACACCCGCTGTGTTGATATTTATTTTATTGCTATCCGGAACATCCGCTAATACGGACTTTGATACGGCCTCTGATGCGGATTCTGACATAGGTTCTGACATAGGTTCTGACTCAGAAAGATTTGTCACCTTGGATTCAGTTTCTGATTGTTGTTCTACTACTATTTGTTGCTCCGGGGTTGATTTGGATTCGCTAACATTACTTTTATTCGTATTTTGTATTAATTCGTCATCATCATCTAAAGCTTGTGCAACGTGAACATTCAATGGTTCCCAGTCTTGTATGACCTCGCGATCACCTATACCAGATAACAATATATAACCACTACTTATAAAAGCTGTCAAAACAAATAGCAGTTTGTACGTTCGTCTCACTCACAACACCTCCATCATACTTAATTTGGATTAGCGTCTTACATAATCAACAAGAATTAAGATTAAAAACACTTGATTTGATCTGTTAATTCGTCATGAGGTAAAGGTACTAACGCATATGTTATGAAGTAGGAATATGTCATGAAACAACAATATGGTGAAAGGAGGGATTGTCTTAATGAAAGTAGGAATAATAGGTACTGGCAGTATGGGAAGCGTCTTATTAGAAGCTTTCATTGAATTTCGTGCTCTGCAACCTCATCAACTTTTCATAAGTAATCGCACTCTGAAAAAGCTTCTCGTTCTCTCTGAGCGTCACGAAGGTCTAAACATATGTCGTAACAATATTCAGACTGTAAGATGCAGTGATGTAATATTCGTATGTGTTAAACCACTTCAATTCGCTTCATTAATTCAAGAAATCAAAAACGATGTTCGACCCAATCAGCTAATCGTATCTATTACAAGCCCTGTGCAAATATCTCATCTGGAAAATAGTCTTGATTGCAAAATTGCAAAAATCATTCCAAGTGTTACGCATAAGATCGGTAGTGGTGCTTCATTAGTTATGTATGGTAACCGTCTTGATGAGAAGGATAAGCAAATTCTACATGATCTTCTCTCATACATCAGCAAACCTATGGAAATAAAAGAATCGCAGGCACGCATTAACTCTGATTTTTCCAGCTGCGGGCCTGCTTTTATTAGTTTTTTCTTAACCAAATGGATCGATGCTGCGGTAGAGATGACAGGCAGTTCCCGCGAGGAGATTACCTGTCTTGCAAGTGAGATGCTCCTGGGTACCGGTAAACTGTTAACCCAAGGAGGCGTTACCCCCCCTCAGCTTCAAGAAATGGTAGCTGTTCCTGGAGGAATAACCGCACAAGCTTTATCTCAACTTAACCATAGCTTAGATGGCGTTTTTCACCGTTTGATTTCGACAACACATCAAAAATATGATGAGGATCTAGAAGAGTTAGATAAATTGTTCGATGGACCTAAGATCAACCGACCACAATATTAACTAATTTACCTGGAACAGCAATCACTTTACGAATGGCTTTACCGGCAATAGACTGCTCAACACTAGGAAGTGATAAACTGTACTTCTGCATCGCTTCTTGATCCATATCCTTTGCTACCATCACGCGTTGTACAATCTTTCCATTTACCTGTACAACGATTTCAATCTCAGCATCCACCGTCCAAGCTTCATTAAATGTTGGCCATTCTACGTATGAAATGCTACCAACATGCCCAAGGCGCTGCCACAATTCTTCGGAAATGTGCGGTGCCAATGGGGATAGAAGTTGCACAAATTGTTCTACGCTTGAGCGCGGTAATTGTTCAGTTTTGTACGCTTCATTAACAAAAATCATTAATTGACTGATCGCTGTATTAAATCGTAAGTTTTCGAAATCTTCGGTAACTTTTTTGATCGTTTTATGCCATATTTTTTTGAATTCATCACTACCTTCACCGTCAACAATCTTACCGTTGAGGTTACCTTCGTCATTTATGAACAAACGCCATACTCGTGCAAGGAAACGATGGCTACCTTCTACACCATTCATACTCCAAGGTTTAGTCGCTTCAAGTGGTCCCATAAACATTTCGTATATACGGAGTGTATCCGCGCCATAACCTTCTACGATTTCATCTGGATTCACGACATTACCACGAGATTTACTCATTTTCTCATTATTCGTACCTAGAATCATTCCTTGGTTCACAAGCTTATGGAAAGGCTCTTTCGTATCCACTATGCCCAGATCATACAAAACTTTATGCCAGAATCGAGCATATAGTAAGTGTAGTACTGCATGTTCCGCTCCACCAATATAAAGATCGACCGGAAGCCATTGTTGTTGCTTATCCTTAGCACAAAGCTCTTGATCGTTATGCGGATCAATGAAACGTAGATAATACCAGCAACTTCCAGCCCATTGAGGCATTGTATTCGTCTCACGGCGAGCTTTCATCCCGGTCTCAGGGTCTATTGTTTCTACCCAATCGAGCACATTAGCTAATGGCGATTCTCCAGTACCTGAAGGCTTGATATGTTCTACATCTGGTAGAACAAGTGGTAATTGATCCACCGGAACAGTCTTCATGGTTCCATCTTCTAGATGCAAGATAGGAATAGGCTCTCCCCAATATCTTTGACGGCTAAACAACCAATCACGCAGGCGATATGTGATTTTACCTTCGCCTTTACCATTGTCTTCTAACCAAGAAATCATTGTTGCGATTGCTTCTGCATTGTGTAGACCATTCAGCAATTCAGAGTTCACATGCTCTCCGTCTCCACTATATGCTTCCTCTTCTACATTTCCACCTTTGACCACTTCGATAATATCCAATCCGAACTGCTTCGCAAATTCCCAGTCACGTGTATCATGCCCTGGAACAGCCATGATAGCTCCTGTTCCATATCCAGCAAGGACATAATCTGCGATCCAGATCGGCATCTTCGCACCATTGACTGGATTTATTGCATAAGATCCAGTAAAGACACCTGTTTTATCCTTCGCCAGATCAGTCCGTTCTAGATCACTCTTATGTGAAGCCTGCGTTTTATAAGCTTCAACTGCTTCTAATTGCCCTGGTGTCGTTATGCGTTCGACCAATTCATGTTCTGGAGCTAGGACACAGTAACTTGCACCGAATAGCGTATCTGGTCTTGTTGTAAACACAGCTAGATGAGCGTCATGACCTTGAATATCAAATCTCACTTCTGCTCCTTTAGATTTACCAATCCAGTTGCGCTGCATATCCTTTATGCTCTCAGACCAATCCAACTCTTCTAAATCATCCAATAGACGGTCAGCATATTCAGTAATCTTCAGCATCCATTGTCTCATAGGTTTACGAACGACAGGATGGTTGCCACGTTCACTTAATCCATTAATCACTTCTTCATTCGCTAAAACTGTTCCTAACGCTGGGCACCAATTGACAGGTACTTCTGCTACATAGGCGAGTCCTTTATTAAACAACTGAATAAATATCCATTGTGTCCATTTATAATAATCCGGATCCGTTGTGCTGATCTCACGATCCCAATCATATGAGAATCCTAAAGATTTAATCTGACGACGGAAATTATCAATATTCTTTACTGTAATTTCTCTTGGATGTTCACCCGTATCTAAAGCATGTTGTTCTGCGGGTAGACCGAATGCATCCCAACCCATGGGATGTAGAACATTATAACCACGCTTGCGTTTATAGCGAGATACGATGTCTGTAGCTGTATACCCCTCTGGATGACCCACGTGAAGACCAGCACCAGATGGATAAGGAAACATATCCAACGCATAAAATTTAGGTTTAGTAGGATCCTCACCTGTTTTAAAAGTTTGATGTTCTTCCCAATATTGTTGCCATTTCGGCTCAATCGCTTGTGGTTGATAGCCTTGCCCTTGTTGTTCACTCATGACTAAAATTCCTCCTTCATTAACGTGTATAATCATTCTTCAAAACCTTTTACCTCATCAAAAAACCTCTCATCCTTAGCGTTTGATCGCTAGGGACGAGAGGTTAGATTCCCGTGGTACCACCCTAGTTAGCGGAATACATTCTTTGTCTTCCACTCACTTTGAACCCTTAACGCGGGTAAGACGATGATATTTTATATTCATATCATGACTCCGAGGCAAGTTCGTTTCAATCTATCAACCGGCTTGCAGCAACCACCGGCTCTCTGGATGATATTTCGAAATTAGTACTCCTCATCAACGTTTAACATATGCATTTTGATGAATCATATTATACCTAACCCAAGAAAGTAAGTCAATTGATTCTACGTGTGAATCAGACGTTAATATTGCTACTTATGAATAAATCCATCCGGGAAAACAGATACTAATTCTTGTCTTTCCAAAACCACTTAAGGGAGTGTTCAAATGCGCGAAGGAATGATTCCTACAGTTCTTGGAACCGTTGTGTCTGCGTCAGGTGCTGCATTACTTGGTAGCAAGTATAAGCTTGCTGCATATGGTGTACTAGGCTTTGGACTTGCCCACATCATCCTGGGAAGTATTGATCTTGTAGAACATCGTTAAGGAATGGAAAGACATAGAGTACAGAAAGTACAGGCCTTGGATCAAAGGATCCAAGGCTTGTTTATTATAGCTTTTTTTGCAAATCATAATAACAAGCAAACATTGGAGAATCACTTCCCACATATCTCACAGCCACTTGGACAACATAAATAATGCTTTATAAATAATAATGTGACTACTAAGGAGAGTGTCTATGGGCATTTTAACAGGAAAAGATGAACCTTTGCATTATGGCGAAATATTCTATGTTTGGCAGTGCTCTTTGATGACAAAAGCGGCGATTTCGTCCTATCAAGCTTTCTTGAATCATGCAGGTGATCATGATCTCAAAAAGATCATTGAAGATTTCATCAATCAATCCAAGAAAGAAATGAAACAATGCGATGATGTCTTAATGGAGAATGGCATTGCTCCACCTCCAGTACTTCCTGAACGCCCGAAGGTGAATCTCGAAGATATCCCAGTTGGAGCAAGGTTCTCAGATCTAGAAATTGCTGCATCGGTCGCTTCTAGTGCTTCTCTGGGTCTAGTCTCAGCGAGCCAAGCTATGGGGATGAGTATTAATGAAAATATAGGGGCTATGTTTGCCAAATTTCATTCTGAGATGACTGTACTTGGTAACCGTATCCTTAATTTAAATAAGGAAAAAGGTTGGATCGTACCTCCACCACTTCAATTGAAAAAACCTGAACTTGTCGAAGCATAACACTCATACCTTCTCTCTGACCCTGCCAATAAGGCAGGGTTCTTTTATATTAACATTAATAAAAACAGCCCTA
Coding sequences within:
- a CDS encoding ComEA family DNA-binding protein; this encodes MRRTYKLLFVLTAFISSGYILLSGIGDREVIQDWEPLNVHVAQALDDDDELIQNTNKSNVSESKSTPEQQIVVEQQSETESKVTNLSESEPMSEPMSESASEAVSKSVLADVPDSNKININTAGVAELMSLPGIGEKKAQAIIDYRNDKGPFRQISDLDQVKGIGVKMLEKIASNVEL
- the comER gene encoding late competence protein ComER, which produces MKVGIIGTGSMGSVLLEAFIEFRALQPHQLFISNRTLKKLLVLSERHEGLNICRNNIQTVRCSDVIFVCVKPLQFASLIQEIKNDVRPNQLIVSITSPVQISHLENSLDCKIAKIIPSVTHKIGSGASLVMYGNRLDEKDKQILHDLLSYISKPMEIKESQARINSDFSSCGPAFISFFLTKWIDAAVEMTGSSREEITCLASEMLLGTGKLLTQGGVTPPQLQEMVAVPGGITAQALSQLNHSLDGVFHRLISTTHQKYDEDLEELDKLFDGPKINRPQY
- a CDS encoding deoxycytidylate deaminase, which translates into the protein MMIDTRKDWDTYFMDIAYMVSTRSRCGRRHVGAVLVQGKKLLGTAYNGAPMGMPDCSEAGCMISEEVSLVQVDGEEKMVKKQRCIRTIHAEQNLLLFTDRIDREGSTVYVTDEPCWTCANMLANSGVVEIVFHRSYPKDTDKVTSMLNSKEIIFRQLQLYEPPNETLTSVSN
- a CDS encoding asparagine synthase — its product is MREGMIPTVLGTVVSASGAALLGSKYKLAAYGVLGFGLAHIILGSIDLVEHR
- a CDS encoding DUF3231 family protein; the encoded protein is MGILTGKDEPLHYGEIFYVWQCSLMTKAAISSYQAFLNHAGDHDLKKIIEDFINQSKKEMKQCDDVLMENGIAPPPVLPERPKVNLEDIPVGARFSDLEIAASVASSASLGLVSASQAMGMSINENIGAMFAKFHSEMTVLGNRILNLNKEKGWIVPPPLQLKKPELVEA
- the leuS gene encoding leucine--tRNA ligase, which translates into the protein MSEQQGQGYQPQAIEPKWQQYWEEHQTFKTGEDPTKPKFYALDMFPYPSGAGLHVGHPEGYTATDIVSRYKRKRGYNVLHPMGWDAFGLPAEQHALDTGEHPREITVKNIDNFRRQIKSLGFSYDWDREISTTDPDYYKWTQWIFIQLFNKGLAYVAEVPVNWCPALGTVLANEEVINGLSERGNHPVVRKPMRQWMLKITEYADRLLDDLEELDWSESIKDMQRNWIGKSKGAEVRFDIQGHDAHLAVFTTRPDTLFGASYCVLAPEHELVERITTPGQLEAVEAYKTQASHKSDLERTDLAKDKTGVFTGSYAINPVNGAKMPIWIADYVLAGYGTGAIMAVPGHDTRDWEFAKQFGLDIIEVVKGGNVEEEAYSGDGEHVNSELLNGLHNAEAIATMISWLEDNGKGEGKITYRLRDWLFSRQRYWGEPIPILHLEDGTMKTVPVDQLPLVLPDVEHIKPSGTGESPLANVLDWVETIDPETGMKARRETNTMPQWAGSCWYYLRFIDPHNDQELCAKDKQQQWLPVDLYIGGAEHAVLHLLYARFWHKVLYDLGIVDTKEPFHKLVNQGMILGTNNEKMSKSRGNVVNPDEIVEGYGADTLRIYEMFMGPLEATKPWSMNGVEGSHRFLARVWRLFINDEGNLNGKIVDGEGSDEFKKIWHKTIKKVTEDFENLRFNTAISQLMIFVNEAYKTEQLPRSSVEQFVQLLSPLAPHISEELWQRLGHVGSISYVEWPTFNEAWTVDAEIEIVVQVNGKIVQRVMVAKDMDQEAMQKYSLSLPSVEQSIAGKAIRKVIAVPGKLVNIVVG